The Anas platyrhynchos isolate ZD024472 breed Pekin duck chromosome Z, IASCAAS_PekinDuck_T2T, whole genome shotgun sequence genome includes a window with the following:
- the LOC101799976 gene encoding cryptic protein has protein sequence MYRGKHVRILFTLTVVWQAFHLGKGREEEDNEKDVKNLNVTAQKLQPKNEGTIINALSDMNQSYESRKQQNSRSFVPFTGITESKKLNRNCCLNGGTCILGAFCACLKHFTGRYCEHDERQSNCGSIAHGAWVLKGCWLCRCGFGTLNCLSEIMHENCELKREEEEITRLYSNGLRLQQTMFTLTCLLTLLLEFCCWQL, from the exons atgtACAGGGGAAAACACGTTAG aattcttTTCACTCTGACTGTGGTCTGGCAGGCCTTTCACTTAGGAAAAG GCCGTGAAGAAGAAGACAATgaaaaagatgtgaaaaatcTCAATGTCACAGCGCAAAAGCTACAGCCTAAGAATGAAGGGACTATTATAAATGCTCTCAGTGACATGAATCAGAGttatgaaagcagaaaacaacagAATTCCAGGTCATTTGTACCTTTTACTGGGATTACAGAGA GTAAAAAACTGAATAGAAACTGCTGCCTAAATGGAGGGACCTGTATCCTTGGGGCTTTCTGTGCATGCCTAAAGCATTTCACTGGCCGGTACTGTGAACACGATGAAcggcaaag CAACTGCGGCAGCATTGCCCATGGTGCCTGGGTGCTGAAGGGTTGTTGGCTGTGTCGGTGTGGCTTTGGTACTCTGAACTGTCTCTCTGAAATAATGCATGAAAACTGCG AActgaaaagagaagaggaggaaattaCCAGACTATATTCTAATGGCCTAAGATTACAACAAACGATGTTTACACTCACTTGCCTCCTCACCTTACTCTTGGAGTTTTGCTGCTGGCAGTTGTGA